CGAAGCTTCGCGCGCAGATGCGCACCGAACTCCAAGAACTCCAACAGCAACTCGACGTCACGACTATCTACGTGACGCACGATCAGACCGAGGCAATGGCGATGGGCGACCGGATTGCGGTGCTCGACGGCGGGGAACTGCAACAGGCTGGGGAACCGGAGACCGTGTACCTAAAGCCCGCAAACGAGTTCGTAGCGAAGTTCATCGGCTCGCCGAGCATCAATCTCTTTACCGCGTCTGTTGACGGGACGACACTGTCGGCGATGGACGCGTCGATCAAGTACGAGCTGACCGATGGCTCAATGCTCGACGATCGGGACCGGGTGCGCGTGGGAATCCGACCAGAGGATCTGCGGGTTGTCTCGGACGGTGTGTTTACCGCGACGGTCAGCGTCGCAGAACACATGGGCAACGAGAACTTCCTCTATTTAGATGCTGACGGAACCGAGGTAACAGCTCGAATCGAGAGTTCGGTCCGACCTGAAGCCGGATCGGCGGTTGACCTCACGTTCGACGAGGAGTCGCTGTATCTGTTCGACGAAAAGACAGGGAACGCGATCAAAACAAAGGAGGCGGTATTGGAGGACAATTCGCTGCCGTTCGCGTAACACTGCGACGTCCGTGAGAACGGACGTCTCTGATCACCACTCGGGCGACGGTGCAGACCGCATCGAGGGACGAATACTTCGGATTGATTCGATCCGTTCTCTTGCGAGTTCCGTGGCGACGTGTTGTGGCGGACGCTCCTGACGCTCCGCACGCTTACCGACTTCGCGCATCTGGTCTTTGATCCGCCGCAGATACTCGAGCACGCGCTGATGGCTGTACCCACCCTGTCGGAGGAGGTCGGTATGCTCAATAATAGTCCCCGAACTCGCAAGGAAGTCGGGAGCGTGGAGGACGCCAGCGTCGGCAAGCCGAACGGCGTCTTGAGAGGAGTCGAACTGATTGTTTGCCGGGCCGCAGACGATCTCACACTCCAGTTGCGGGATGGTTTCGGCGTTCAAGACGCCACCGAGAGCCGCAGGAACGAACACGTCGCAGTCAACGGCGTGAATAGACTCTGGATCCGCCGTGCCGACGTGCAGTTCATCAGCGAGCTGATCGACCCGCTCTCGGTTGATATCGGCGACCGTCACTTGAGCGCCCCGCCGAGAGAGATACCGAACGACGTGTTCGCCCATCTCGCCGACACCCTGAACTGCGACATGGCGGTCGCCGAGGTCATCAGAGCCAAAGACCAACTCACAACAGCCAGCCATCGCGTTTATTACGCCGAGTCCTCCTGCGTGAAAGAAGTCGTCGGTCGGTCGGGGGAACTGTTCCGGTAATCCGGTCACGTACTCCGTCTCCCGACTCATCCACCGAAGACACTCTTTGTCGGTTCCGACATCGCTACCGGTGATGAACCGTCCGTCGAAACTATCGACAACGCGCGCGTACGATCGATATAACGCTTCACTACGCTGTTTTTCGTTATCAACCCAGATGACGCCCTTGGCTCCACCCATGTCGATTCCGGCAAGAGCGTACTTGTACGTCATCGCCTCAGCGAGACGAAGTACGTCCTCTAGTGCGTCCTCTTCGGACGCGTACGCGTACCGCCTCGTACCGCCGCCAGCGGGACCGAGCCGGGTGTCGTGTAGTGCGATTATTCCGTTCAGCCCGACCTCCTCATCGCGGAAGAACCGGACTTCGCTCGCATTGTACTCCGAGAGTAGATCTGTCGTCGAAGCCATGTAGATACTCGTTCACAAGGAGGTGGGTTATATGTTCTCATTCGAGTACTCAGCGGTCACAGCACGACACTATCGGGGAGCTCGCACCGTAATGTATTAGTCCTAGTTTCATGATCCTACCATGTGATCCGAGCATACACACC
The DNA window shown above is from Haloferax sp. Atlit-12N and carries:
- a CDS encoding Glu/Leu/Phe/Val dehydrogenase dimerization domain-containing protein, encoding MASTTDLLSEYNASEVRFFRDEEVGLNGIIALHDTRLGPAGGGTRRYAYASEEDALEDVLRLAEAMTYKYALAGIDMGGAKGVIWVDNEKQRSEALYRSYARVVDSFDGRFITGSDVGTDKECLRWMSRETEYVTGLPEQFPRPTDDFFHAGGLGVINAMAGCCELVFGSDDLGDRHVAVQGVGEMGEHVVRYLSRRGAQVTVADINRERVDQLADELHVGTADPESIHAVDCDVFVPAALGGVLNAETIPQLECEIVCGPANNQFDSSQDAVRLADAGVLHAPDFLASSGTIIEHTDLLRQGGYSHQRVLEYLRRIKDQMREVGKRAERQERPPQHVATELARERIESIRSIRPSMRSAPSPEW
- a CDS encoding ABC transporter ATP-binding protein, whose protein sequence is KLRAQMRTELQELQQQLDVTTIYVTHDQTEAMAMGDRIAVLDGGELQQAGEPETVYLKPANEFVAKFIGSPSINLFTASVDGTTLSAMDASIKYELTDGSMLDDRDRVRVGIRPEDLRVVSDGVFTATVSVAEHMGNENFLYLDADGTEVTARIESSVRPEAGSAVDLTFDEESLYLFDEKTGNAIKTKEAVLEDNSLPFA